One genomic window of Salmo salar chromosome ssa12, Ssal_v3.1, whole genome shotgun sequence includes the following:
- the LOC106564160 gene encoding zinc finger protein 660 isoform X2, translating into MSEQKSTESPGSGCGVPAQRSSQWGPEMMSVKLEGCSQTLELNVIVKEEWEEREIKEEIEVKEVDQRAVNEEVEMAVKEEQEERTVKGEVEKREVKEEVGERAVKEEVEMAVKEEEEEIEFKEEEENSEVAAPDLREEEAAVDSISDPGESYNPGSDSEPSSTASGKHKQHRQRNSRQKHHHCMDCFTSFYEPEELRRHTCRPHPCSDCRGSFICPIHLIPHQQTLKRKKMNPSGQCGKRFQTPWSLKTYQLTHTGKKSYHCSQCGKTFGSSFNLKRHQKIHTGEKPFHCSHCGKSFSDEESRNKHQRIHTRDKTFHCSECGKSFSKGGNLKEHQKIHTGEKPYSCDQCGKSFSQTGVLKRHHLTHTGEKPFNCSQCGEGFSQSSLLKGHQLTHTGKKPHHCSHCGKSFKLEGSLQSHQRIHSGEKPHHCSQCGKSFSWVRDLKKHQRVHKEEKPFHCSQCGKRFNEKGNLKQHQRRHSGEKPYSCDQCGNCFKWKQSLKEHQKAKHSAVPDNGLIIVLPSWASTYIINIDTNQISIEPF; encoded by the exons ATGTCTGAACAGAAGTCCACAGAGTCCCCAGGTTCTGGCTGTGGTGTTCCAGCCCAGAGAAGCTCACAGTGGGGTCCAGAGATGATGTCAGTGAAGCTGGAGggctgcagtcaaacactggaacTTAATGTGATTGtcaaagaggaatgggaggagagagaaatcaaGGAGGAGATAGAAGTaaaagaggtggatcagagagcaGTCAACGAGGAAGTAGAGATGGCAGTCAaagaagagcaggaggagagaacaGTCAAAGGGGAAGTGGAGAAGAGAGAAGTCAAagaagaggtgggggagagagcagTCAAAGAGGAAGTAGAGATGGCAgtcaaagaagaagaggaggagatagaattcaaagaagaggaggagaacagtGAAGTGGCTGCTCCAGATCTAAGGGAAGAGGAGGCAGCAGTAGATAGTATCAGTGACCCAG GAGAGAGCTACAACCCAGGTTCAGACAGTGAGCCCAGTTCCACAGCATCAGGAAAACATAaacaacacagacagaggaacTCAAGACAGAAACATCACCACTGCATGGACTGCTTCACTAGTTTCTATGAGCCAGAGGAGTTGAGAAGACACACTTGTAGACCCCACCCCTGTTCAGATTGCAGAGGCAGTTTTATTTGTCCAATTCACCTCATTCCACACCAACAGACTCTCAAAAGAAAGAAAATGAACCCgagtggtcaatgtgggaagagatttcaGACACCTTGGAGCTTGAAGACGTACCAGCTTACTCACACAGGAAAGAAGTcgtaccactgctcccagtgtgggaaGACCTTTGGTTCGTCATTCAATTTGAAGCGACACCAgaaaatacacacaggggagaagcctttccactgctcccattgtgggaagagcttcagtgATGAAGAAAGTCGAAATAAACACCAAAGAATACACACAAGAGATAAGACTTTCCACTGCTCTGAGTGTGGAAAGAGCTTCAGTAAGGGAGGAAATCTAAAGgaacatcagaaaatacacacaggggagaagccatatagctgtgatcagtgtgggaagagtttcagtcAAACAGGAGTCCTAAAGAGACACCACCTAACTCACACAGGTGAAAAACCTTtcaactgctcccagtgtggggaGGGTTTCAGTCAGTCATCACTTCTGAAGGGACACCAGCTAACGCACACAGGAAAGAAGCCTCaccactgctctcattgtggaaagagttttaaatTGGAAGGAAGCCTTCAGAGTCATCAGAGAATACACAGTGGAGAGAAGCCCCACCACTGCTCccaatgtgggaagagcttcagttGGGTAAGAGACCTAAAGAAACATCAGAGAGTACACAAAGAGGAgaagcctttccactgctcccaATGTGGGAAGCGCTTCAATGAGAAAGGAAATCTAAAGCAACACCAGAGAAGACActcaggagagaaaccgtacagctgtgatcagtgtgggaattGTTTTAAATGGAAACAAAGCCTGAAGGAACATCAGAAGGCAAAGCACAGTGCAGTGCCTGACAATGGCCTTATAATTGTGTTGCCAAGCTGGGCATCTACATATATAATTAATATTGACACTAACCAGATTTCCATCGAACCTTTTTAG